A stretch of DNA from Candidatus Pseudomonas phytovorans:
AATAAGAATCGGTATCAGTTGATGCGCGCGGGGGAGAAGACGGGGCAGTGCGGGGATTTTTCAGAAAATTCTGAAATTATTTTTGGGGCGGGGATTTTGGGGCTGCTGCGCAGCCCCAGCGATTTCAAGGCTTACTCAGTACCAGCAGCCACGGCCCATAACTGCGCACCTCACCACCATGCGGCCGGATCACCGCACGCACGGCCGCCTCGGGCCGACGCAGGTCATATACACCGGTCACCCGCTTGGCACCCAGGGCATCGTCACGCAGTACCACCTTGCCCGGTACATAGCGCGCCAGCGCCTGCACCACCTCGGCCACCGTCTGGTCGTCTGCAATCAACTGCCCCTGCCGCCAGGCAGCCGCTTGCGACGGCACAAAGGCGCGCAGCTGCACCTGCCCATCGGCATATCGCAAGCGCTGCCCAGCCGTCAGTGCATTGGCCAGCACCTGCGCATCGGCAGTGTCCTCGACCCGTACCGAACCATGCTGCACATCCACCCCTACCCTGCCTGGGCGCAACTCGACGTTGAACGCGGTGCCGGTCACCGTGACCTTCACGTCATCGGCACGCACGTGGAAGGGCTTGGCCTTGTCTGGCTTGACCTCGAAAAACGCTTGGCCAACCAGCAGCTTCACATCCCGGTGCTCGCCGCTGTAGTCCACGGCAATCGCGGTATCGCTGTCCATCTGCACCACGCTGCCATCGGCCAGGGTGATGTCGCGGGTCTCACCTTGGGCAGTCCGGTAGTCGGCCTGCAGGCGCACGCTCAAGGACGGGGCCACCGCAATCATCAGGCAGGCGGCCACAGCAGCGCCCAGCCACCAGCGGCGACGGCGCACAGGCAGTTGCACCACAGCGGCCTTGGGCCAGAGCTCGGTGGTGGTCGGCGCCAGCTGCCCCGTCAGCTGCCACACCCGCTGCGCCTTGCCATAGGCATCGGCGTTGGCCGAATCGCAGGCGCACCACTGCTCGAACGCGTCACGCAACTGCGCGTCGTGCGGGGCCTGCTGCAGGCGCAGGAGCCAGTCCATGGCCTGCTCGCGGCGGCGGCTGATGAGGTCTGCTGACGTCATGTCGGGCATGGTTCCTGGTAAATCGGGGGCGCGAAGGGTCGCACAATGTCGCCCTGTTCGGCAAAAGACGCAGCAGCCTGGCGAATTTTCACAGGTTGTCCTCCAGGCGCGCCATGCAATGGCTGAGCGCGTCGCGCACCAGCTGGTGCACCAGGCTCACGGAAACATTCAGGTGGGTGGCTACCTCTTGCAGAGTGTGGCCGCCCAGGCGATGCATCTCGAATGCGGTGCGCGTGCGCAGGGGCAATTCCTCAAGCGCACGGTTGATGGCGCTGAGTTCATCTTGCTGGGTGACTGCCTGCTCGGGAGAGGCGCTGCTGGAGGGCAGCTCGGCGAGTATTTCGTCACCGCCGGGTTGGACTTTTTCAGTGGCAGTGCGGCGGGTCTGGTCGAGTGCCAGGTTGCGCACGATGCGGTACAGGTAGCTGGCCGGGTGGCGGATGTCGGCATCGTCCTGCTGGCGGCTGAAGCGCAGCCAGGCTTCCTGCACCACATCCTCGGCGCGCGCGCGGCAGCCAACGATCGGCGCGGCATAGTCAAGCAATGCCGCCCGGTGGGCCAGGTAGAGCTGGAGTTTGTCGTCCGCCACGGGGTGGAATGCCAGAGTGTTTCGGGGGCGGCGATGTTACCTGTTGTCGAGAATCATTATCAACCATTGCAAGTGTGTTACTTGTGCTGGCCTCTTCGCGGGTGAACCCGCTCCCACAGGGAATGCGCAAACTTAAAGGGCTGCGCCGTACCTGTGGGAGCGGCTTTAGCCGCGAAGCAGGCGACGCGGTGTCAGAGCCTTACACTGGCAAAGGTCGATTCGTTGCGCGCCTGGCTCAGGGCCGCCATCGGCCCGCTGTGCGGCGACAAGGTCATGGCCTGCGGGATCGGCAACATCGCCACCTGCTGCGCGGTGTTGGAACCAACACGCTCGTCACGCGGTGGAATGCCAAAGTACTCGCGGTAGCACTTGGAGAAGTGCGGGGTCGACACAAATCCGCACACCGAAGCCACTTCGATGATCGACATCGGTGTCTGCTTCAACAGCTGCCGCGCGCGGATCAGGCGAAGCTTCAGGTAATAGCGCGACGGCGAGCAGTGCAGGTACTTCTGGAACAGCCGTTCGAGCTGACGTCGCGATACCGCCACGTACACCGCCAGTTCGTCGAGGTCGATCGGCTCTTCGAGGTTGGCCTCCATCAGCGCGACGATTTCCTGCAGCTTCGGCTGGTTGGTGCCGAGCATGTGCTTGAGTGGCACGCGCTGATGGTCTTGCTCGTTGCGGATGCGCTCATAAACGAACATTTCGGAGATCGCCGCCGACAGTTCACGGCCGTGGTCGCGGCTGATCAGGTGCAGCATCATGTCCAGCGGCGCAGTGCCCCCGGAGCTGGTGAAGCGGTTACGGTCGAGGGTGAACAGGCGGGTGCTCATATTGACCCGCGGATACGCCTCTTGCATGGCCGCCAGGCATTCCCAGTGCACGCTGCAATCGAAGCCATCGAGCAGGCCGGCGCAGGCCAGGGCCCAGCTGCCGGTGCACACGGCACCCAGGCGGCGCGACTGACGCGCCTGGGCCTGTAGCCAGGTGACATGTTCACGAGTAACGGTACGCTGGATGCCGACGCCACCGCAGACAATCACGGTATCGATGGGCGGAGCGCTGTGCATGGCGGCGTCCGGGGTGATCTGCAGGCCGTCGCTGGCCCAGACCTGGCCGCCGTCGACGGTCAGGGTGTGCCAGCGGTACAGCTCACGGCCGGACAGCTGGTTGGCCATGCGCAGCGGCTCGACGGCCGATGCCAGGGAAATCAGGGTGAAGTTGTCCAGTAGAAGAAACCCGATGGACTGGGGTGCTGTGCGGTTCTGGGTTGGGGTCCCGGAGGTGTACGACGTCATCGCGATTTCTCCTCACACAAATGCAGGGCGTGCCTCAGGCGGGCACTGATTTATTGTTATTGCCCCGGTTCATGTGCCGGGGCTTGGTTGCCAATCTCTACGCAAACGCCGTGCCTGAAATTGAACGGCTGTCCAAAAAAACCTGAAAACGACGCCTTTGTTCGGCAAATCAGGTGCTTCGGTAGAGTTGGCCAAACATCGCAAAACCGCCGTGCTAGGCGCAGTGCGTGTAACGGCTGAGCAATTTGGTGACAGGTGCAGTGTAGGTTGCCCAGAAACGACACTCTTGAGTGTCACCGACAATGCCTGCACTGATAACGACACCCGACGATCGGTAGGCGCCCAGCCGCACCACAAGAGTGCACCGACAGCTCAGTTGCACCTGCTTCAAACTCAAGGGCCTCTTCGCGGGCTCGCCCGCTCCCACAGGTACAGCGCTGCCCTTAAGAGCAACGCAATACCTGTGGGAGCGGGCGAGCCCGCGAAGAGGCCCTTGAAGCCAGCCTAGAACCTCAGCATTCGATGGCGCTGACCGCTAGGCCACCGCGCGAGGTCTCTTTGTATTTGTCGTGCATGTCAGCCCCGGTATCACGCATGGTGCGGATCACCTGGTCGAGGGAAATGAAATGCTCGCCGTCACCGCGCAGGGCCATCTGCACCGCGTTGATGGCCTTTACTGCCGCAATCGCGTTGCGCTCGATGCACGGCACCTGCACCAACCCGCCCACCGGGTCGCAGGTCAGGCCAAGGTTGTGCTCCAGGGCGATTTCGGCAGCGTTCTCCACCTGCGGCGGGGTGGCACCGAGCACTTCGGCAAGGCCCGCAGCGGCCATGGCGCAAGCCGAGCCGACTTCACCCTGGCAGCCGACTTCGGCACCGGAGATGGAAGCGTTCTTCTTGCACAAGATGCCCACTGCAGCAGCCGCCAGGAAGTAGTCGACCACGTTGGACTCATTCACTTCATCGCTGAAGCGCATGTAGTAGTGCAACACGGCAGGGATGATACCGGCCGCGCCATTGGTGGGCGCCGTGACCATGCGTCCGCCAGCAGCGTTCTCTTCGTTGACCGCCAGGGCGAACAGGTTGACCCACTCCATGGCGCTCATGGTCGAGCCGATCACGTTGGGCTTGCCGATTTCCTGCAGGCTGCGGTGCAGCTTGGCAGCGCGTCGGCGCACGTTCAGACCGCCGGGTAACGTGCCTTCGTATTTAAGGCCATTGTTGACGCATTCCTGCATGGCTTCCCAGAGCTTGTACAGGCCGGCGCGGATCTCTTCGTCGCTGCGCCAGACCCTCTCGTTGGCCATCATCAATTGCGACACGCTGAGGTCGTTTTGCTTGCACAGGCGCAGCAGTTCGGCAGCGCTGTTGAAGTCGTACGGCAGCACCGTCTGGTCGGCATCCAGCACACCGCTGGCGGCCTGGGCGGCATCGACCACAAAGCCGCCACCCACCGAGTAATAGGTGTCGCGGTGCAACTCGCCCTGCTCGCCTTCGGCAATCAGGGTCATGGCGTTGGGGTGGTACGGCAGGTTCTCGTCCAGCAGCAACATGTCGCGGGCCCAGACGAACTCGATGGGCAGGCGACTATCGAGCTGCAGGGTGTTGGTTTCGCGCAGGTCGGCGATACGCGGCACGATCCGGGTCGGGTCAATGGCGTCAGGCCACTCACCCATCAGGCCCATGATGGTGGCGTTGTCGGTGCCGTGACCGATACCGGTGGCCGACAGCGAGCCATACAGGCGCACTTCGATCCGTTTTACACGCTCCAGCTCGCCACGTTCGCGCAGGCCCTGAACGAACAGGGCGCCCGCACGCATGGGGCCGACGGTGTGGGAACTGGAGGGGCCGACACCAATCTTGAACAGGTCGAACACGCTGATGGCCATTGTCGAATCACCTCTTGCTGGGCTTGTCTCTGCGCGCCATGCGCAGGGCGGGGCAACTGCTAGGCTCAAACAGCGGGCCGCCTTGAATGCCAGCATCATCGGGCTTTTACCGCACCCTTCGCCGTCTGCAACCGACGTACTTTTGTCCAGCAGCGCCGCGCGGTTTTTACCTCAGGTGCTACCTGGGAGCGGCCCTCACCACGCCGCTTTCCAGCGGCCTGGTGACGCAAAAATGCGGCCGAGGGGGTGGATAAACCCATAAGCGACATCGCCCTTACTGGATGCGACCCGTTCCGTACTGGATACGACCCTACCAGTAGGCGATTGCCCGGCGCTGGAGGATTATCGAAAGCGACTCGTAAAGCACGGCCACGCATCCTGCCCTCTGCAGGCCTGGTCGACCGGACCTTCAGAAAGCCCGGCGACCCACGCGAACCCGAAGACAAAATCTCAGGAGTCCATCCATGAAAGGTTCACCCTCGCTGTTGCTGGTTGCGTTGCTGTCCACGCCCTTGCTGGCCCAGGCCGCCGAACCCGAGCAGTGTCAGACGGTACGTTTCTCCGATGTCGGCTGGACCGACATCACAGTCACGACTGCGACCACCAGCGTTGTGCTCGAAGCCCTGGGTTACAAAACCCACACCACCATGATCTCGGTACCGGTGACCTACAAGTCGCTGGCCACCGGCAAGGACCTGGACGTGTTTCTCGGCAACTGGATGCCGACCATGGAGAACGACATCAAGCAGTACCGCGACGCCGGCACCGTGGAAACGGTGCGCGCCAACCTGGAAAACGCCAAGTACACCTTGGCCGTGCCCCAGGCGCTGTACGACAAGGGCCTGAAAGATTTCGCCGACATTCCCAAGTTCAAGAAGGAACTGGACAGCAAGATCTACGGCATCGAGCCCGGCAACGATGGCAACCGCACCATCCAGAGCATGATCGACAAGAACGCCTTCGGCCTGAAGGACGCCGGTTTCAAGATCGTGCAATCGAGCGAGGCCGGCATGCTGTCGCAGGTCGACCGCGCGCAGAAGCGTGGTGAGGCGCTGGTGTTCCTGGGCTGGGAACCACACCCGATGAACACCCGCTTCAAAATGCAGTACCTGACCGGCGGGGACGATTACTTCGGCCCCGACTTCGGCAAGGCGACCGTATTGACCAACACCCGCAAGGGCTATGCGCAGGAGTGCAGCAACGTTGGCCAGCTGTTGAAGAACCTGTCGTTCGAGCTCAAGGATGAAAGCACCATGATGGGCTATGTCCTGGACGACAAGATGAAGCCCGAGGCCGCCGCCAAGAAATGGCTCAAGGACAACCCAGGCAAACTGGACGCCTGGCTGGCTGGCGTTAGCACTGTGGACGGCAAACCAGGCCTGGAGGCGGCCAAGGCGAAGCTGGCGCAATAACGAAATACGCAATAGCGCTACCTCGGGGCAGGACCGTGCCTGCCCCGGGTTGATTTCAATCTATGCAGGTGGAAGCTCGCTATCATGCTTATCGATCAGAAAATACCCCTGGGGCAGTACATCGCGTCGTTCGTCGAGTGGCTGACCCAGAACGGCGCGAATTACTTCGACGCCATCGCGCAAGGCCTGGAGTTCATGATCCATGGCGTCACCAGCGCCCTGACCTGGTTCAACCCGTTCGTCCTCATCGCCCTGTTCGCCGCCCTGGCGCACTTTATTCAGCGCAAAGTAGGCCTGACCGCGTTCGTTGCCCTGTCGTTCCTACTGATTTTCAACCTGGGTTATTGGCAAGAAACCATGGAAACCCTGGCGCAGGTGACCTTCGCCACGGTGGTGTGTGTGGTGATCGGCGTGCCGCTGGGCATTCTTGCTGCGCACAAACCGATGTTCTATACCGCCATGCGCCCGGTACTTGACCTGATGCAGACGGTGCCCACTTTCGTCTACCTGATCCCTACCCTGACCCTGTTCGGCCTGGGCGTGGTACCGGGGCTGATCTCTACCGTGGTGTTCGCCATCGCGGCGCCAATCCGCCTCACCTACCTGGGCATCTGCGACGTTCCGCAGGAGTTGATGGACGCCGGCAAGGCCTTTGGCTGCTCGCGGCGCCAGCTGCTCACCCGTATCGAACTGCCGCATGCCATGCCAAGCATCGCTGCCGGCGTCACCCAGTGCATCATGCTGTCGCTGTCGATGGTGGTGATCGCCGCCCTGGTGGGCGCTGACGGCCTGGGCAAACCTGTGGTCAACGCACTGAACACCGCCGATATTTCCCTGGGCTTCGAAGCGGGCCTGGCGATCGTGTTGCTGGCAATCATGCTCGACCGTATCTGCAAGCAACCGGAACTGCCGGTAAGGGGTGAGGCATGAGCATCATTCGTTTTGAAGACGTCGACGTCATTTTCTCCAACAAGCCACGCGAGGCGCTGTCGCTGCTGGACAAAGGCCAGACCCGCGAGCAGATCCTCAAGCAGACCGGCCTGGTGGTCGGCGTTGAAAAGGCCAACCTGGATATCGAGAAAGGCGAAATCTGCGTGCTGATGGGCCTGTCCGGTTCGGGCAAGTCGAGCCTGCTGCGCTGCATCAATGGCCTGAACACCGTCAGCCGCGGCAAGCTGTTTGTCGAGCACGAAGGCAAGCACATCGACATTGCCCACTGCACCCCGGCCGAGCTGAAGATGATGCGCACCAAGCGCATTGCCATGGTATTCCAGAAGTTCGCCCTGATGCCTTGGCTGACGGTGCGCGAGAACATCAGCTTTGGCCTGGAAATGCAGGGCCGCCCGGAAAAGGAACGGCGCAAGCTGGTCGACGAGAAGCTTGAGCTGGTGGGCCTGACCCAATGGCGCAACAAGAAGCCGGACGAGCTGTCTGGCGGCATGCAGCAGCGCGTGGGCCTGGCCCGGGCGCTGGCGATGGATGCCGACATCCTGCTGATGGACGAACCGTTCTCGGCCCTCGACCCGCTGATCCGCCAGGGCCTGCAAGACGAGCTGCTGGGCCTGCAGGCCAAGCTGAGCAAGACCATCGTGTTCGTCAGCCACGACCTGGACGAGGCACTGAAACTGGGTAGCCGCATTGCGATCATGAAAGACGGGCGGATCATTCAGTACAGCAAGCCGGAAGAGATCGTGCTGAACCCGGCAGACGAATACGTGCGGACCTTCGTCGCCCACACCAACCCGCTGAACGTGCTGTGCGGCCGCAGCCTGATGCGCAGCCTGGACAACTGCAAGCGAGTGAATGGCTCGGTGTGCCTGGACCCGGGTATCGACTCGTGGCTGGACCTTGGCGAAGGTGGCGCGCTCAAGCGTGCACGCCAAGGCCAGAACGGGCTGGACATGCAGAACTGGGCACCGGGGCAAAATGTGGAGCTGCTGGAGCGCAGGCCGACCGTGGTGCACGCCGACATCGGCATGCGCGAGGCGCTGCAGATTCGTTACCAGACCGGCAACAAGCTGGTGTTGCAGGATAACGACCGGGTGGTGGGGATTCTTGGGGATACCGAGCTTTATCACGCGCTGCTCGGCAAAAATCACGGGTGACGCAACTGGGGCCGCCTTGCGGCCCTTCGCGGGCACGCCCGCTCCCACAGGTACCGCGCAAGCCCTGGGCTATACGCTATCCCTGTGGGAGCGGGCGTGCCCGCGAAGGGCTGCAAAGCAGCCCCAATCAAGCTATCAGCGAACGACGATGCCGCGCGAAGCCATGTAGGCCTTGGCCTCAGGCACCGTGTACTCGCCAAAGTGGAAGATACTGGCCGCCAGCACCGCGCTGGCATGCCCTTCCAGAATGCCGTCGGCCAGGTGCTGCAGGTTACCCACCCCACCCGAGGCAATCACCGGAATACCCAGCGCATCGCTGATGGCGCGGGTAACACCCAGGTCGAAACCGTTCTTCATGCCGTCCTGGTCCATGCTGGTCAGCAGGATCTCGCCAGCGCCCAGGCCTTCCATCTTCTTCGCCCACTCGACAGCATCCAGCCCGGTCGGCTTGCGCCCGCCGTGGGTGAAGATTTCCCAGCGCGGCGTTTCGCCGGGCCCGGAGACTTTCTTGGCATCGATGGCAACAACGATGCACTGCGAGCCAAAACGGTCCGCCGCCTCACCCACGAACTCCGGGTTGAACACCGCAGCCGTGTTGATCGAAACCTTGTCGGCACCGGCATTGAGCAGGTTGCGGATGTCCTGCACGGTGCGCACGCCACCGCCGACGGTCAGCGGGATGAACACCTGGCTGGCCATGCGCTCGACGGTATGCAGGGTAGTGTCGCGGCCATCGACGCTGGCGGTGATGTCGAGGAAGGTGATTTCGTCGGCACCCTGCTCGTTGTAGCGACGGGCGATTTCCACCGGGTCGCCGGCATCACGGATGTTCTCGAACTTGACGCCCTTGACCACCCGGCCGTTGTCCACGTCCAGGCAGGGGATGATGCGCTTGGCCAGTGCCATGGTTCAGTCCTCAGCCTTGGTAGTTGTCGCAGAAGGCCTGGGCCTCGGCAACATCGAGGGTGCCTTCGTAGATGGCACGGCCGGTGATGGCGCCGATGATGCCGGGGGCCTTGGCGTCCAGCAGGGCCTTGATGTCGCCCAGGTTGTGGATGCCGCCCGAAGCGATCACCGGGATGCGGGTGGCTTCAGCCAGTGCCTGGGTGAACGGCACGTTGCAGCCCTGCATCATGCCGTCCTTGGCGATGTCGGTGTAGACGATCGACGACACGCCATCCGCTTCGAAACGCCTGGCCAGATCGATGACCTGTACCGCGCTGACTTCGGCCCAGCCATCGGTGGCCACGAAGCCGT
This window harbors:
- a CDS encoding FecR family protein, which translates into the protein MTSADLISRRREQAMDWLLRLQQAPHDAQLRDAFEQWCACDSANADAYGKAQRVWQLTGQLAPTTTELWPKAAVVQLPVRRRRWWLGAAVAACLMIAVAPSLSVRLQADYRTAQGETRDITLADGSVVQMDSDTAIAVDYSGEHRDVKLLVGQAFFEVKPDKAKPFHVRADDVKVTVTGTAFNVELRPGRVGVDVQHGSVRVEDTADAQVLANALTAGQRLRYADGQVQLRAFVPSQAAAWRQGQLIADDQTVAEVVQALARYVPGKVVLRDDALGAKRVTGVYDLRRPEAAVRAVIRPHGGEVRSYGPWLLVLSKP
- a CDS encoding sigma-70 family RNA polymerase sigma factor; its protein translation is MADDKLQLYLAHRAALLDYAAPIVGCRARAEDVVQEAWLRFSRQQDDADIRHPASYLYRIVRNLALDQTRRTATEKVQPGGDEILAELPSSSASPEQAVTQQDELSAINRALEELPLRTRTAFEMHRLGGHTLQEVATHLNVSVSLVHQLVRDALSHCMARLEDNL
- a CDS encoding GlxA family transcriptional regulator; this encodes MTSYTSGTPTQNRTAPQSIGFLLLDNFTLISLASAVEPLRMANQLSGRELYRWHTLTVDGGQVWASDGLQITPDAAMHSAPPIDTVIVCGGVGIQRTVTREHVTWLQAQARQSRRLGAVCTGSWALACAGLLDGFDCSVHWECLAAMQEAYPRVNMSTRLFTLDRNRFTSSGGTAPLDMMLHLISRDHGRELSAAISEMFVYERIRNEQDHQRVPLKHMLGTNQPKLQEIVALMEANLEEPIDLDELAVYVAVSRRQLERLFQKYLHCSPSRYYLKLRLIRARQLLKQTPMSIIEVASVCGFVSTPHFSKCYREYFGIPPRDERVGSNTAQQVAMLPIPQAMTLSPHSGPMAALSQARNESTFASVRL
- a CDS encoding L-serine ammonia-lyase; protein product: MAISVFDLFKIGVGPSSSHTVGPMRAGALFVQGLRERGELERVKRIEVRLYGSLSATGIGHGTDNATIMGLMGEWPDAIDPTRIVPRIADLRETNTLQLDSRLPIEFVWARDMLLLDENLPYHPNAMTLIAEGEQGELHRDTYYSVGGGFVVDAAQAASGVLDADQTVLPYDFNSAAELLRLCKQNDLSVSQLMMANERVWRSDEEIRAGLYKLWEAMQECVNNGLKYEGTLPGGLNVRRRAAKLHRSLQEIGKPNVIGSTMSAMEWVNLFALAVNEENAAGGRMVTAPTNGAAGIIPAVLHYYMRFSDEVNESNVVDYFLAAAAVGILCKKNASISGAEVGCQGEVGSACAMAAAGLAEVLGATPPQVENAAEIALEHNLGLTCDPVGGLVQVPCIERNAIAAVKAINAVQMALRGDGEHFISLDQVIRTMRDTGADMHDKYKETSRGGLAVSAIEC
- a CDS encoding choline ABC transporter substrate-binding protein; the encoded protein is MKGSPSLLLVALLSTPLLAQAAEPEQCQTVRFSDVGWTDITVTTATTSVVLEALGYKTHTTMISVPVTYKSLATGKDLDVFLGNWMPTMENDIKQYRDAGTVETVRANLENAKYTLAVPQALYDKGLKDFADIPKFKKELDSKIYGIEPGNDGNRTIQSMIDKNAFGLKDAGFKIVQSSEAGMLSQVDRAQKRGEALVFLGWEPHPMNTRFKMQYLTGGDDYFGPDFGKATVLTNTRKGYAQECSNVGQLLKNLSFELKDESTMMGYVLDDKMKPEAAAKKWLKDNPGKLDAWLAGVSTVDGKPGLEAAKAKLAQ
- the choW gene encoding choline ABC transporter permease subunit, whose product is MMLIDQKIPLGQYIASFVEWLTQNGANYFDAIAQGLEFMIHGVTSALTWFNPFVLIALFAALAHFIQRKVGLTAFVALSFLLIFNLGYWQETMETLAQVTFATVVCVVIGVPLGILAAHKPMFYTAMRPVLDLMQTVPTFVYLIPTLTLFGLGVVPGLISTVVFAIAAPIRLTYLGICDVPQELMDAGKAFGCSRRQLLTRIELPHAMPSIAAGVTQCIMLSLSMVVIAALVGADGLGKPVVNALNTADISLGFEAGLAIVLLAIMLDRICKQPELPVRGEA
- the choV gene encoding choline ABC transporter ATP-binding protein, giving the protein MSIIRFEDVDVIFSNKPREALSLLDKGQTREQILKQTGLVVGVEKANLDIEKGEICVLMGLSGSGKSSLLRCINGLNTVSRGKLFVEHEGKHIDIAHCTPAELKMMRTKRIAMVFQKFALMPWLTVRENISFGLEMQGRPEKERRKLVDEKLELVGLTQWRNKKPDELSGGMQQRVGLARALAMDADILLMDEPFSALDPLIRQGLQDELLGLQAKLSKTIVFVSHDLDEALKLGSRIAIMKDGRIIQYSKPEEIVLNPADEYVRTFVAHTNPLNVLCGRSLMRSLDNCKRVNGSVCLDPGIDSWLDLGEGGALKRARQGQNGLDMQNWAPGQNVELLERRPTVVHADIGMREALQIRYQTGNKLVLQDNDRVVGILGDTELYHALLGKNHG
- the hisF gene encoding imidazole glycerol phosphate synthase subunit HisF, which codes for MALAKRIIPCLDVDNGRVVKGVKFENIRDAGDPVEIARRYNEQGADEITFLDITASVDGRDTTLHTVERMASQVFIPLTVGGGVRTVQDIRNLLNAGADKVSINTAAVFNPEFVGEAADRFGSQCIVVAIDAKKVSGPGETPRWEIFTHGGRKPTGLDAVEWAKKMEGLGAGEILLTSMDQDGMKNGFDLGVTRAISDALGIPVIASGGVGNLQHLADGILEGHASAVLAASIFHFGEYTVPEAKAYMASRGIVVR